A section of the Devosia rhizoryzae genome encodes:
- the moaB gene encoding molybdenum cofactor biosynthesis protein B yields the protein MFKTAKFEDRAFKPLRIAVIAVSDTRTLETDTGGALLKSLLEADGHECFGRQVVRDDIQLIRAAVQALVANPDVDVILTTGGTGFTGRDITPEAIEPLFDKRMEGFSVLFHQYSATTVGTSSLQSRATAGLIGETFVFCLPGSRGACRDAWEGILSHQLDYRHAPCNFVEIIPRLSER from the coding sequence ATGTTCAAGACGGCAAAGTTTGAGGATCGCGCCTTCAAGCCCCTCCGGATCGCCGTCATTGCCGTTTCCGATACGCGCACGCTCGAGACCGATACCGGGGGCGCACTGCTGAAGTCGCTGCTCGAGGCGGATGGCCACGAATGCTTCGGGCGGCAAGTGGTGCGCGACGACATTCAGCTGATCCGAGCCGCCGTCCAGGCCCTTGTGGCCAACCCTGATGTGGACGTGATCCTCACCACGGGCGGCACGGGCTTTACCGGTCGCGACATCACGCCCGAAGCCATCGAGCCGCTGTTCGACAAGCGCATGGAAGGCTTTTCCGTGCTGTTCCACCAGTATTCGGCGACCACCGTCGGCACATCGTCGCTGCAATCGCGCGCCACGGCAGGCCTGATCGGCGAGACCTTCGTCTTTTGCCTGCCCGGCTCACGCGGCGCCTGCCGCGATGCCTGGGAAGGCATCCTGAGCCACCAACTCGATTACCGTCACGCGCCCTGCAATTTCGTCGAGATCATCCCGCGGCTCAGCGAGCGCTAG